From the genome of Natronolimnobius baerhuensis:
GCGGAAAGAAAGAGTGCGTCGTCGCTCGTGAGGAAATCCACGGTCTCGAGCCCGTCGATTGGCGGTACCACGGGTCGGCCTCCGACCGCGAGGACGATTGTTTCGCTCTCGATCTCGAGCCCCTCGACCCCGTCGTCGCGTTCGGTACCGTCGACTGCGACCGCGTCGCGGTCGTCGCCCGGTTCGACCCTGATCGTGTGGTCGTCGGCAAATCTCCCCTCGCCGCGATAGAGCGTGACGTGCGCGTTGTCCTCAAGGCTCCGGGCCTGTCGCTCGGCCTTCTCGTAGACGGTGTCGTGAATCGTGTCGGTGAACGCGCCGTAGTCGACCGACTCGAGGTCGGCGTCGATCCCGAACTCGCCCGCGCGTCGAACCGTCTCGGCCACGTCCGCACGGTGGATGAGCGCCTTCGAGGGGATACAGCCGCGAGTGATACAGGCCCCGCCGAGGGGGCCGGGTTCGATGACGGCCGCCTTGAGGCCCTGCTCGGCCGCTGCGGTCGCTACCTGACTGCCCGAGCCGCCGCCGATGACGACGACATCGTACGCCGTGGTGGTCATGCGAACTGCGTCTACCGTCTGCGGGGTAAAACCGAGACCTGCGATGCCAGCCGCGTCGGCCGCCGGCTACGCGCTCGTGGCGAATTGGTCCGGAATCGCTCGAGCAACGCCCCGGGCGACGAGACTCGAGGCGAGCGAACAGAGCGCGTACCAGGCGAGCCACGCCTGGACGGGGCCGACGACGCGGGCGGTCCAGACGATGTCGCCGAGAATCGGGGCGACCGTCACCAGCGGCGCGGTCGCGCGGGCTGGCGAGGTGACCAGCCACGAGAGATAGATGATGACGGGAACGGTCATGAGCATCGTCCACGCGAGGATTCTGAGGTGATCGGTCAGCAGGAGCGCCTGGCGCTCCAGCAGGGCTTGGCGCTGTGACGTGAGCCGGGTCGCTGTCGTCTCGTCACCTCGCGCTCGAGCGGCGGCGAGCCGCGCTTGCAGTTCGCGACTCCGGTGGCGCAGCCCGCCCATATCGGGCGAGTCGATTCGGTGGCGGACGATCACTGCAGTGATGGTCGTCGCGGCCGCACACAGGAGAACAAGCCCCGGGAACGGGAGGAGCGTCGCAAGCGGCCCGAGCGCGAGATCCAGCGCGGCTCCCAGCGCTGCTCGAGTAGCGCCGATCCAGTAACTCGCAAGCAGTGCGAACGCGCCGACGGCGGCGACGACATCCGCGCGGGACCACCCCTTCGGTTCGGGTGGAACGAACTCGCGTTCCTCGAGCGTCTCGGCGACCGCGGTCGGATTCGCGAAGACGAACCGATCACCGTCGCCGTCGCTTGCTGC
Proteins encoded in this window:
- a CDS encoding DUF106 domain-containing protein; protein product: MTAAGTAVATDDDGAAALAVVLRTAEEGDGTIAWDDVSAEIERRHWGAMLEQGVLVPAASDGDGDRFVFANPTAVAETLEEREFVPPEPKGWSRADVVAAVGAFALLASYWIGATRAALGAALDLALGPLATLLPFPGLVLLCAAATTITAVIVRHRIDSPDMGGLRHRSRELQARLAAARARGDETTATRLTSQRQALLERQALLLTDHLRILAWTMLMTVPVIIYLSWLVTSPARATAPLVTVAPILGDIVWTARVVGPVQAWLAWYALCSLASSLVARGVARAIPDQFATSA